A single region of the Neisseriaceae bacterium genome encodes:
- the ruvC gene encoding crossover junction endodeoxyribonuclease RuvC: protein MRILGIDPGSRYTGFGIIDISRYNDYSYIVSGVIKTNPKNSLPLKINTLATSIQEIIDTYHPDEVAIEQIFININSATSLILGQARGGILAAVSLKKIPIYEYTALQVKKAVVGNGKASKKQVQHMLVNMLKLSATPTPDAADAIAVAFTHSLNRVSSTRKFFYLNKKEVL, encoded by the coding sequence ATGAGAATATTGGGTATCGACCCAGGTAGTCGCTATACAGGTTTTGGTATTATTGATATTTCTAGATACAATGATTATTCTTACATTGTATCAGGTGTTATTAAAACAAACCCTAAAAATAGTTTACCTCTTAAAATCAATACCTTGGCCACTTCCATACAAGAAATAATAGATACCTACCACCCAGATGAAGTAGCTATCGAACAAATATTTATTAATATCAATTCTGCTACTAGCCTAATTCTAGGACAGGCTAGAGGGGGAATACTAGCTGCTGTATCATTAAAAAAAATACCTATTTATGAATATACAGCACTACAAGTTAAAAAAGCAGTTGTAGGTAATGGCAAAGCATCAAAAAAACAGGTGCAACATATGCTAGTTAATATGTTAAAGTTATCAGCAACACCTACCCCAGATGCTGCTGATGCTATCGCTGTTGCTTTTACTCACTCACTCAACAGAGTTAGCTCAACTAGAAAATTTTTTTATCTTAATAAGAAGGAAGTATTATGA
- the ruvA gene encoding Holliday junction branch migration protein RuvA: protein MISRLTGVIIEKNPPFIVVDVHGIGFEIEVSMQTFYHLPETNHKVGLYIQTHYREDSQQLFGFYTPQEKETFKQLIKVNGVGVKSALAILSVLEINELTLAIKNKNTTRLSSVPGIGKKTAERLILELTDKLLFSKNDNCTSEIYQDNTEDIIQTLLALGYNQREAKNAIKNIEPQLNLGESVKLALKYLTK, encoded by the coding sequence ATGATTAGCCGCCTCACTGGCGTTATCATTGAAAAAAATCCACCTTTCATTGTGGTTGATGTACATGGTATTGGTTTTGAAATAGAAGTATCTATGCAAACCTTTTATCACTTACCCGAAACTAATCATAAAGTTGGTTTATATATTCAAACCCATTATCGTGAAGATTCACAACAATTATTCGGTTTCTATACTCCTCAGGAAAAAGAAACATTTAAACAGTTAATCAAGGTCAATGGTGTAGGTGTCAAAAGCGCATTAGCTATTTTGTCAGTATTAGAAATTAATGAGCTTACTCTAGCCATTAAAAATAAAAATACTACCCGTTTATCTTCTGTGCCTGGTATTGGTAAAAAAACAGCTGAGCGTTTAATTTTAGAACTAACAGATAAATTATTATTTTCTAAAAACGATAATTGTACCTCAGAAATTTATCAGGATAATACTGAAGATATTATTCAAACGTTGCTCGCATTAGGTTATAATCAAAGAGAAGCAAAGAATGCTATTAAAAATATTGAACCACAATTGAATCTTGGTGAATCTGTGAAACTAGCCCTAAAGTATTTAACAAAATAA
- the prfB gene encoding peptide chain release factor 2 (programmed frameshift), which yields MESEKINELNQHINDIKYRTENIRGYLDYEEKKQKLEEICLLLEDPDTWNDISQVQRINKEKKSLENIVDAIDSINSQIGDAVLLLEIAIEENDYSAFNEIIQDVNNAENKLADLEFKRMFNQEADGNNCFIDIVAGAGGTEAEDWAGMLLRMYIRYAEHKGFRVEVLEENTGDIAGINRASLKLEGDYAYGLLRTETGIHRLVRCSPFDSSNKRHTSFASVFVYPEVDDSIDISINPSDLKIDTYRASGAGGQHINKTDSAVRITHIPSGIIVQCQNDRSQHRNKEEAMQMLKSKLYELEMRKHNENKQALEDSKSEIGWGNQIRSYVFDQSRIKDLRTGYEVGNIKAVMNGHLDDFIQASLKQGV from the exons ATCGAGTCAGAAAAGATAAATGAATTAAATCAGCATATTAATGACATAAAATACCGCACTGAGAATATCAGGGGGTATCTT GACTACGAGGAAAAAAAACAAAAACTAGAAGAAATTTGTTTATTATTAGAAGATCCAGATACCTGGAATGATATTTCACAAGTCCAAAGGATAAATAAAGAAAAAAAATCTCTAGAAAATATCGTAGATGCTATTGATTCTATTAACTCACAAATAGGAGATGCTGTACTCTTACTAGAAATTGCAATAGAAGAAAATGATTACAGTGCCTTTAATGAAATTATCCAAGATGTTAATAACGCCGAAAATAAACTAGCTGATCTTGAGTTTAAACGGATGTTTAATCAAGAAGCAGATGGCAATAACTGCTTCATTGACATTGTTGCGGGAGCAGGAGGTACAGAAGCCGAAGATTGGGCTGGCATGCTATTGCGTATGTATATCCGATACGCTGAACACAAAGGTTTTAGAGTCGAAGTATTAGAAGAAAATACGGGTGATATTGCGGGTATTAATCGTGCTTCCCTGAAACTGGAAGGTGATTATGCCTATGGGTTATTGAGAACAGAAACAGGTATTCATCGTTTGGTACGTTGCTCTCCTTTTGACTCATCTAATAAGCGACATACGTCTTTTGCTTCTGTATTTGTCTATCCAGAAGTTGATGATAGTATTGACATTTCAATTAACCCTTCTGATTTGAAAATAGACACGTATCGTGCCTCGGGCGCAGGGGGGCAACATATTAATAAAACTGATTCTGCAGTACGCATTACACACATCCCAAGTGGGATTATAGTCCAATGTCAAAATGACCGTTCACAACATCGCAATAAAGAAGAGGCAATGCAAATGCTAAAATCTAAATTATATGAATTAGAAATGCGTAAACACAATGAAAATAAACAAGCATTAGAAGACAGTAAATCTGAGATAGGTTGGGGTAATCAAATCCGCTCTTATGTATTTGACCAATCAAGAATTAAAGATTTGCGTACAGGCTATGAAGTTGGGAACATTAAAGCAGTCATGAATGGTCATTTAGATGATTTTATTCAAGCTAGTTTAAAACAAGGAGTCTAA
- the argJ gene encoding bifunctional glutamate N-acetyltransferase/amino-acid acetyltransferase ArgJ, with protein sequence MAVNLNTKTADELYDIKGTQLYVGQAGVKKSNHNDLTLFVLSPETKVSAVFTKNKFSAAPVQICQQHLKTKNNIRALVINTGNANAGTGQAGRDNALRICKKVSEKINCDISQVLPFSTGVIMEPLPVDKIISALDNVKKSYWDVVALAIMTTDTMPKACSKRIELQGNPIHITGVAKGSGMICPNMATLLSFVATDAKVSQPVLDDLIREVVEESFNSITVDGDTSTNDSFVLMATGEADGKIIEDINSVDYVQFKLALQEVVTELAKSIIRDGEGATKFITIQVNGANTRQEARKVGYSIANSPLVKTAFFASDANLGRILCAIGNSGIEDLDVSQVELFLDDILVSENGGVVSHYKEEYGQKIMAKPEITIQVELNRGQEKATVYTCDLSHDYVTINAEYRT encoded by the coding sequence ATGGCAGTAAATCTTAATACCAAAACGGCTGATGAGCTTTATGATATTAAAGGAACTCAATTATATGTTGGTCAAGCAGGCGTAAAAAAAAGTAATCATAATGATTTAACTTTATTTGTTTTATCTCCTGAGACCAAAGTCTCCGCGGTATTTACTAAAAACAAATTTAGTGCAGCGCCAGTTCAGATTTGTCAACAACACTTAAAGACTAAAAATAATATTCGAGCATTGGTGATTAATACTGGTAATGCCAATGCAGGAACAGGACAGGCAGGAAGAGATAATGCTTTAAGAATATGTAAAAAAGTATCTGAAAAAATAAATTGTGATATTAGTCAGGTGCTTCCATTTTCAACTGGCGTTATCATGGAACCATTGCCTGTAGATAAAATCATATCAGCTTTAGATAATGTTAAAAAAAGTTATTGGGATGTTGTGGCTTTAGCAATTATGACCACTGATACTATGCCTAAAGCTTGTTCAAAACGTATTGAATTACAAGGGAACCCTATTCATATTACAGGTGTTGCCAAAGGATCTGGGATGATTTGTCCGAATATGGCAACTTTACTTTCCTTTGTTGCGACTGATGCAAAAGTATCTCAACCAGTGTTAGATGATTTGATTAGAGAGGTGGTTGAAGAAAGTTTTAATTCGATTACTGTTGATGGTGATACAAGTACTAACGATAGTTTCGTCTTAATGGCGACTGGCGAAGCTGATGGTAAAATAATTGAAGATATTAACAGTGTTGACTATGTGCAATTCAAATTAGCTTTACAAGAAGTTGTCACTGAACTAGCTAAATCTATCATTAGAGATGGTGAGGGAGCAACTAAATTTATCACCATTCAAGTGAATGGCGCTAATACTCGTCAAGAGGCAAGGAAGGTAGGTTATAGTATTGCTAATTCTCCGTTGGTGAAGACAGCTTTTTTTGCTTCTGATGCTAACTTGGGTCGTATTTTGTGTGCAATTGGTAATTCTGGAATTGAAGACTTGGATGTGAGCCAAGTTGAACTATTTTTAGATGATATTCTGGTTTCTGAAAACGGCGGTGTTGTTAGTCATTATAAGGAAGAATATGGTCAAAAGATTATGGCTAAACCTGAAATCACCATTCAAGTTGAATTGAATAGAGGGCAAGAAAAAGCTACGGTATATACTTGTGACTTGTCCCATGATTATGTGACAATTAATGCCGAGTATCGCACCTAA
- the ubiE gene encoding bifunctional demethylmenaquinone methyltransferase/2-methoxy-6-polyprenyl-1,4-benzoquinol methylase UbiE — protein sequence MSKKTHFGYQQVDESQKSEKVAKVFHSVAKKYDIMNDIMSMGIHRIWKQFTLTTARIHKGNKVLDIAGGTGDLASGWLKRVGKTGEVWLTDINSSMLTVGRDRLLNKGHIIPVAVCDAEKLPFSDNYFDLVSVAFGLRNMTHKDIALKEMYRVLKPGGQLLVLEFSKVYQPLSKPYDFYSFNFLPKFGRLIANDADSYQYLVESIRMHPDQETLKEMILSAGFDRVDYNNLTAGIAALHKGDKF from the coding sequence ATGTCCAAAAAAACACATTTTGGTTACCAACAAGTAGATGAATCTCAAAAATCTGAAAAAGTGGCAAAAGTTTTTCATTCTGTTGCTAAAAAATATGACATCATGAACGATATAATGTCTATGGGTATTCACCGAATTTGGAAACAATTTACCTTAACAACAGCACGTATTCATAAAGGAAATAAGGTCTTAGATATTGCTGGAGGGACAGGAGACTTGGCAAGTGGGTGGTTAAAGAGAGTAGGTAAGACAGGTGAAGTTTGGTTAACTGATATCAATTCCTCTATGCTTACTGTAGGGCGTGATCGTCTGCTAAATAAAGGACATATTATCCCTGTCGCTGTATGTGATGCTGAAAAATTACCATTCTCTGACAATTATTTTGACTTAGTGTCTGTTGCATTTGGCTTGAGAAATATGACACATAAAGACATCGCCTTAAAAGAAATGTACCGAGTTTTGAAACCAGGTGGTCAGTTATTAGTATTAGAATTCTCTAAGGTTTACCAACCTCTAAGTAAACCTTATGATTTTTATTCCTTCAATTTCTTACCTAAATTTGGTAGACTGATCGCTAATGATGCTGATAGTTACCAATACCTAGTTGAATCTATTCGCATGCACCCAGATCAAGAGACACTTAAGGAAATGATATTAAGTGCAGGTTTTGATAGAGTAGATTACAACAATTTGACTGCTGGCATTGCTGCATTACACAAAGGCGATAAGTTTTAA
- the acnA gene encoding aconitate hydratase AcnA: MSTNNSFNTLSTLTVKDKKYNYHSLKKAEETLGDLSQLPKSMKVLLENLLRFEDGKTVTRRDIEAIGDWLKHKKSGHEIQYRPVRVLMQDFTGVPAVVDLAAMRDAMAKAGCDPKKVNPLCHVDLVIDHSVMIDYFGTPHSFEQNVAMEMSRNVERYEFLKWGQRAFANFSVVPPGTGICHQVNLEYLSEVTWTNEKDGEYWVFPDTVVGTDSHTPMVNGLSVLAWGVGGIEAEAALLGQPISMTLPEVVGVRLRGHLREGITATDLVLTITEILRKYGVVGKFVEYFGEGLADLSLADRATISNMSPEYGATVGFFPIDEVTLNYMRLTGRDEEVILRTEIYAKEQGLWQEKGQEPVFTDVLEIDLSAVETSLAGPKRPQDRVVIGDLRNAFDMNANQLGDNLDKSISLILDGQQYQLKQGDVVLAAITSCTNTSNPSVMMAAGLVAKKAVELGITRKPWVKTSLAPGSKVVTAYLNESGLSKFLEQIGFNLTGYGCTACIGNSGPLIPEVAKAIDESGLNVSGVLSGNRNFEGRIHPKIKSNWLASPPLVVAFALAGTTRINLFSDPLAKDKNGNDVFLKDIWPSNYEIAQAVSMVNGTMFTKSYTALFDGDENWQAIRVEASKTYEWNQDSTYIRHPPYFEAIDQPLPVLKPIENAYVLAYFGDSITTDHISPAGNIAPDSPAGQYLQEYGVMPKDFNSYGSRRGNHEVMMRGTFANIRIRNKLVPGIEGGYTIHIPTGEQLTIYDTAMKYKEAGIPSIILSGKEYGSGSSRDWAAKGPNLQGVKAVIAESFERIHRSNLIGMGILALQYKNGENAENLGLTGKESFTIHLYDNVKPHQDIKVVAKREDGSEIEFMVICRIDTVNEVDYFKAGGILHYVLREMIK; encoded by the coding sequence ATGAGCACGAATAATTCATTTAATACTTTGTCTACGTTAACAGTTAAAGATAAAAAATATAATTACCACTCTTTGAAAAAGGCAGAAGAAACATTAGGTGATTTGTCTCAATTGCCAAAATCTATGAAAGTTTTATTAGAAAATCTTTTGAGATTTGAGGATGGAAAAACAGTTACTAGGCGAGATATTGAAGCTATTGGAGATTGGTTGAAACATAAAAAATCAGGCCATGAGATACAGTATCGACCTGTTCGTGTTTTGATGCAAGATTTTACAGGTGTTCCTGCAGTTGTTGATTTAGCAGCGATGAGAGATGCTATGGCAAAAGCAGGTTGTGATCCTAAAAAAGTGAATCCACTTTGTCATGTTGATTTAGTGATTGATCATTCTGTTATGATTGATTATTTTGGAACACCTCATTCATTTGAACAAAACGTAGCTATGGAAATGAGCAGAAATGTTGAGCGTTATGAATTTTTGAAGTGGGGACAAAGGGCTTTTGCCAATTTTAGTGTTGTCCCACCGGGCACAGGCATTTGTCACCAAGTTAATTTAGAATATTTATCAGAAGTCACTTGGACAAATGAAAAAGATGGAGAATATTGGGTTTTTCCCGATACAGTTGTTGGAACGGATTCTCACACACCTATGGTGAATGGTTTATCAGTTTTAGCATGGGGCGTTGGTGGTATTGAAGCTGAAGCAGCATTGTTGGGGCAGCCTATTTCAATGACCTTACCAGAGGTAGTAGGTGTCAGGTTAAGAGGTCATTTAAGAGAAGGAATTACTGCAACTGACTTAGTCCTGACAATTACTGAGATATTAAGAAAATATGGTGTTGTAGGTAAATTTGTTGAGTATTTTGGTGAGGGTTTAGCCGATCTGTCATTAGCAGACCGTGCCACTATTTCTAATATGTCACCTGAATATGGTGCAACTGTTGGTTTTTTCCCTATTGATGAAGTTACCTTGAACTATATGCGTTTGACAGGACGTGATGAAGAAGTTATCTTAAGAACTGAGATATATGCTAAAGAGCAAGGTTTATGGCAAGAAAAAGGTCAGGAACCTGTTTTTACTGATGTTCTAGAAATAGACTTGAGTGCAGTAGAAACTAGCTTAGCTGGGCCTAAACGTCCGCAAGATAGAGTTGTCATTGGTGACCTGAGAAATGCTTTTGATATGAATGCTAATCAGTTGGGTGATAATTTAGATAAAAGCATTAGCTTAATACTAGATGGACAACAATACCAGTTAAAACAAGGTGATGTTGTTTTGGCTGCTATTACTTCTTGTACTAATACTTCTAATCCTAGTGTAATGATGGCAGCTGGTTTGGTGGCCAAAAAAGCGGTAGAATTAGGTATTACTCGTAAACCTTGGGTGAAAACTTCTTTAGCACCTGGTTCTAAGGTAGTAACAGCTTATTTAAATGAGTCAGGTTTGTCAAAATTCTTAGAGCAAATAGGTTTTAATTTAACCGGTTATGGTTGTACAGCTTGTATTGGTAATTCTGGTCCATTAATTCCTGAAGTAGCAAAAGCGATTGATGAATCAGGTTTAAATGTTTCTGGTGTATTGTCTGGTAACCGAAATTTTGAGGGAAGGATTCACCCGAAAATTAAATCTAATTGGTTAGCTTCCCCACCTCTAGTGGTTGCTTTTGCCTTAGCGGGTACAACACGTATTAATTTATTTAGTGACCCTTTAGCGAAAGATAAAAATGGCAATGATGTGTTCTTAAAAGACATATGGCCAAGTAACTATGAAATTGCACAAGCTGTGTCCATGGTAAACGGTACTATGTTTACAAAAAGCTATACAGCATTATTCGATGGAGACGAAAATTGGCAAGCTATAAGAGTAGAAGCTAGTAAAACCTATGAATGGAATCAAGACTCTACTTATATTCGTCATCCTCCTTATTTTGAGGCAATTGATCAACCGTTACCGGTATTAAAGCCAATAGAAAACGCCTACGTCTTGGCTTACTTTGGCGATTCCATTACCACAGATCATATTTCTCCTGCGGGTAATATTGCACCAGATTCACCTGCGGGTCAATATTTGCAAGAATACGGTGTAATGCCTAAGGATTTTAATTCTTATGGTTCGCGTCGAGGTAATCACGAAGTAATGATGAGAGGTACGTTTGCGAATATTCGTATTCGTAATAAGTTAGTGCCTGGTATTGAGGGAGGTTATACCATACATATCCCAACTGGTGAGCAATTAACCATTTATGATACTGCGATGAAGTATAAGGAGGCAGGTATTCCAAGTATTATTTTATCCGGTAAAGAATACGGTAGTGGTTCTAGCCGAGATTGGGCAGCAAAAGGTCCAAACTTGCAAGGTGTTAAAGCTGTCATAGCTGAAAGTTTTGAGCGTATTCACCGTTCTAACTTAATTGGTATGGGTATTTTGGCTTTACAATATAAAAATGGTGAAAATGCGGAAAATCTTGGGTTAACGGGTAAAGAATCTTTTACTATCCATTTGTATGACAATGTTAAACCACATCAAGATATTAAAGTTGTTGCTAAAAGAGAAGATGGTTCTGAAATAGAATTTATGGTCATATGTCGCATCGATACAGTTAATGAGGTTGATTATTTTAAAGCTGGTGGTATCTTACACTACGTTTTGAGAGAGATGATTAAATAA